One Lysinibacillus sp. OF-1 DNA segment encodes these proteins:
- a CDS encoding SpoIIE family protein phosphatase: MTSIEWYNTTNVDDQKIGMKKKQILIGSLFFLTAFFLAQSVVFEAAVPFSVPFWAIIRTKYREYAKFVLFGSLAGCFFLGFGQVFILALQIVMYECIMRFRYWQLPQSIAVSLAVLLVQIMWQGVMYQGLPPVLVQFYVGCEAALALIMTLFMQVLFVNSYEWFTSHWTYEKLGSGLVVFAAMLTGMQAVVISYFSLPIFLLQLFICFGALVGSVPLATVIGAVLGTLIGIAKLSFTGMLSVATLTGLCAGMGAKGGRFGVAIGSILPSVFFLFYDATLPLDSVYFTSIAIGSILFLTIPKKYSDRVRDKLFPQREEILLARQNWLTEHVTYKLEHFQHFVQFMKELVFDRFMTAPVEAAKEVSPMNTCLSCFRYEHCWGAKNNGMDKLVTDWFHMKGVGKESAIHRVEEQIRYKCVKSTKIFEELDTELYRERINGQYFHGKKMIALQLRDMSNHLNQLIAEMKEDTISFVSVEKEIAERLKDANIECFQLDVLSNKPGARKIVCALAPARVNWEEDTTLAERMILPILYEIFDEPFEIEKVIACEIPFRHVQICFRSAISFEVEYDIYSMSKDATLYSGDSHALFQLHPGLFAILLSDGMGQNKEAQHESRKLIHLMRECLNYNMNPETAMHTLHYVMSLKQQDDMYATLDFALVDLQHGDLWSWKAGGMSTYILRGKEVLKVESNAAPVGFLSISTVEAEKRKLKAGDVILMHSDGLFSSVDDWDEQEETFLAFAQQVASTNKTIQEKLTTIMQSFQGYFEIEDDCTVLMLEVTHVVPTWAVFRPAQYSMSNSS; encoded by the coding sequence ATGACAAGTATTGAATGGTATAATACAACGAATGTAGATGACCAAAAGATCGGTATGAAAAAGAAGCAGATCCTAATAGGTTCTCTCTTTTTTTTAACCGCCTTTTTCTTAGCTCAATCTGTTGTATTTGAAGCAGCTGTACCGTTCTCAGTTCCTTTTTGGGCCATTATTCGAACAAAGTATAGGGAGTATGCCAAATTCGTTTTATTCGGTAGTTTAGCAGGTTGTTTTTTCCTTGGTTTTGGACAAGTCTTCATTCTAGCGTTACAAATTGTTATGTATGAATGTATCATGCGTTTCCGTTACTGGCAGTTGCCCCAAAGTATTGCGGTGTCTTTAGCTGTATTACTGGTACAAATAATGTGGCAAGGGGTGATGTATCAAGGCTTACCACCAGTGCTTGTACAATTTTATGTAGGCTGTGAGGCAGCTCTAGCTCTTATTATGACGCTGTTTATGCAAGTGCTATTTGTTAACTCGTATGAATGGTTTACGAGTCATTGGACATATGAGAAGCTAGGCTCTGGATTAGTCGTGTTTGCTGCCATGCTTACTGGGATGCAAGCAGTTGTGATTAGCTATTTCTCACTCCCCATTTTTTTATTGCAGCTTTTTATCTGTTTTGGTGCATTGGTTGGCAGTGTCCCATTAGCAACAGTAATCGGAGCAGTGCTGGGAACTCTTATCGGTATTGCTAAGCTTTCATTTACCGGGATGCTTTCAGTTGCGACCTTAACGGGGCTGTGTGCAGGAATGGGAGCTAAAGGTGGTAGATTTGGTGTTGCGATCGGTAGTATTTTGCCAAGTGTCTTTTTTTTATTTTATGACGCCACACTGCCTTTAGATAGCGTGTATTTTACCTCCATTGCCATCGGGAGCATTCTTTTTCTAACGATCCCAAAGAAATATTCAGATAGGGTGAGGGACAAGCTTTTCCCACAACGTGAGGAGATTTTACTGGCACGACAGAATTGGTTAACCGAACATGTAACGTATAAATTAGAGCATTTTCAGCATTTTGTACAATTCATGAAGGAGCTTGTATTTGATCGCTTTATGACGGCTCCAGTTGAAGCTGCGAAGGAAGTATCTCCAATGAACACTTGTTTAAGCTGTTTCCGCTATGAACATTGCTGGGGTGCTAAAAATAATGGTATGGACAAGCTTGTGACAGACTGGTTTCATATGAAAGGGGTAGGCAAGGAATCAGCTATTCATCGTGTAGAAGAACAAATACGCTATAAATGCGTAAAATCGACGAAGATTTTCGAGGAATTAGATACAGAGCTTTATAGGGAGCGCATTAATGGGCAGTACTTTCATGGTAAAAAAATGATTGCCCTGCAACTTCGTGATATGAGTAACCATTTAAACCAGTTAATCGCTGAGATGAAGGAGGATACAATTTCATTTGTTAGTGTAGAAAAGGAAATTGCTGAACGCTTAAAGGATGCCAATATTGAATGTTTTCAACTAGATGTGCTTAGCAATAAGCCAGGTGCAAGAAAGATTGTTTGTGCTTTAGCACCAGCACGTGTCAACTGGGAGGAAGATACAACATTAGCTGAACGCATGATTCTGCCAATTCTTTATGAGATTTTCGATGAACCTTTTGAAATAGAAAAAGTAATAGCCTGTGAAATACCGTTTCGTCATGTTCAAATATGCTTTAGATCAGCTATTAGCTTTGAAGTAGAGTATGATATATATAGCATGTCGAAAGATGCAACACTATATTCTGGAGACTCTCATGCCCTCTTCCAATTGCATCCGGGACTATTTGCCATTTTGCTGTCTGATGGTATGGGGCAAAATAAAGAAGCACAACATGAAAGTAGAAAATTGATCCACTTGATGCGAGAGTGTCTTAATTACAATATGAATCCGGAAACGGCGATGCATACATTGCATTATGTTATGTCATTAAAGCAACAGGATGATATGTATGCAACACTTGATTTTGCACTTGTTGATTTACAGCATGGTGATTTGTGGTCGTGGAAGGCTGGAGGTATGTCGACCTATATTTTACGTGGAAAAGAGGTGCTGAAAGTTGAAAGTAATGCAGCACCTGTAGGATTTTTATCTATTTCAACAGTAGAAGCTGAAAAAAGAAAACTGAAGGCAGGAGACGTTATTTTAATGCACTCAGATGGCCTGTTTTCAAGTGTAGATGATTGGGATGAGCAAGAGGAAACATTTTTAGCTTTTGCACAGCAGGTTGCCAGTACAAATAAAACCATTCAAGAAAAGCTAACAACGATCATGCAATCATTCCAAGGGTATTTCGAAATAGAAGATGACTGTACAGTATTAATGTTAGAGGTGACGCATGTTGTACCGACATGGGCTGTCTTTAGACCAGCTCAGTATTCTATGAGTAATTCATCTTAA